In the genome of Mugil cephalus isolate CIBA_MC_2020 chromosome 21, CIBA_Mcephalus_1.1, whole genome shotgun sequence, one region contains:
- the vegfab gene encoding vascular endothelial growth factor Ab isoform X1, whose translation MYFIDSLTLLFLTLSAVKSAHIPKETERGPHNVIPLMEVYNKSLCQPRELLVEIMQEYPEEVEHIFIPSCVVLTRCAGCCNDEMLQCTPTSTYNITMEIKRISPLKQQNDVFLSFTEHSACECRLKKEAKVQKEKKSRTGKGKGLKRKRKKNRDKTIHDAVCEPCCDHCSERRKRLFVQDPATCRCSCKHTDEYCKERQLELNERTCKCDKPRR comes from the exons ATGTACTTTATTGACAGTTTGACACTATTATTTTTGACGCTGTCAGCTGTCAAG aGTGCCCACATACcgaaggaaacagaaagaggtcCACATAACG TGATACCTTTAATGGAGGTGTACAACAAGAGCTTGTGTCAGCCTCGGGAGCTGCTGGTGGAAATTATGCAGGAGTAtccggaggaggtggagcacaTCTTCATCCCGTCCTGCGTGGTCTTGACACGCTGTGCCGGCTGCTGCAATGACGAGATGCTGCAGTGCACGCCAACGTCCACCTATAACATTACAATGGAG ATTAAAAGAATAAGCCCTCTAAAGCAACAAAATGATGTTTTCTTGAGTTTTACAGAACACAGCGCATGTGAGTGTAG GTTAAAGAAAGAAGCGAAAGTacagaaagaaaa AAAATCCCGGACAGGCAAGGGTAAAGGCCTAAAGAGAAAACGAAAGAAAAACCGCGACAAAACTATTCACGATGC tGTTTGTGAGCCATGTTGTGATCACTGCTCAGAGAGGAGAAAGCGTTTGTTTGTACAGGATCCTGCCACCTGCCGGTgctcctgcaaacacacagatgaataCTGTAAAGAGCGCCAGCTAGAGCTCAATGAGAGGACCTGCAA atgTGACAAGCCAAGAAGATGA
- the vegfab gene encoding vascular endothelial growth factor Ab isoform X2: protein MYFIDSLTLLFLTLSAVKSAHIPKETERGPHNVIPLMEVYNKSLCQPRELLVEIMQEYPEEVEHIFIPSCVVLTRCAGCCNDEMLQCTPTSTYNITMEIKRISPLKQQNDVFLSFTEHSACECRLKKEAKVQKENVCEPCCDHCSERRKRLFVQDPATCRCSCKHTDEYCKERQLELNERTCKCDKPRR, encoded by the exons ATGTACTTTATTGACAGTTTGACACTATTATTTTTGACGCTGTCAGCTGTCAAG aGTGCCCACATACcgaaggaaacagaaagaggtcCACATAACG TGATACCTTTAATGGAGGTGTACAACAAGAGCTTGTGTCAGCCTCGGGAGCTGCTGGTGGAAATTATGCAGGAGTAtccggaggaggtggagcacaTCTTCATCCCGTCCTGCGTGGTCTTGACACGCTGTGCCGGCTGCTGCAATGACGAGATGCTGCAGTGCACGCCAACGTCCACCTATAACATTACAATGGAG ATTAAAAGAATAAGCCCTCTAAAGCAACAAAATGATGTTTTCTTGAGTTTTACAGAACACAGCGCATGTGAGTGTAG GTTAAAGAAAGAAGCGAAAGTacagaaagaaaa tGTTTGTGAGCCATGTTGTGATCACTGCTCAGAGAGGAGAAAGCGTTTGTTTGTACAGGATCCTGCCACCTGCCGGTgctcctgcaaacacacagatgaataCTGTAAAGAGCGCCAGCTAGAGCTCAATGAGAGGACCTGCAA atgTGACAAGCCAAGAAGATGA